In Candidatus Vicinibacter proximus, the following are encoded in one genomic region:
- a CDS encoding efflux RND transporter permease subunit, with amino-acid sequence MENQRIGNTKELNEEERIKIIERSSRTVGRAVFFSILVTLISFAPILFLEGQEKKLFSPLVWTKTFTMIGSAIVALFIVPMLLRSLMKGKLIPESRNPVANFFIKIYSPVLRLCQRWKKTVIAISVLIVLGSIPFVLRLGSEFMPPLDEGSLLFMPVTLPDVSNNEAKRILQVQDKLIMSVPEVQNVLGKAGRAYTATDNAPMSMIESIILLKPKSEWREGMTTEKLITELNEKVQIPGVTSGWTQPIINRINMLSTGVRTDIGIKIYGQELDTIYNIARQIEKSLQGIEGLADLYVEQLTGGKYLDVKIKREEIARYNLSVEEVNMLIEMALGGMPVTNTVEGRQRFSVSMRLAQDFRSDLEEIKRTPLQTSGYGVIPLSAVADLEITEGPPMISSENAMLRGTVLFNVRGRDMGSVVSDAKKKIEADFKNLPKGYFINWSGQYESKVRAEKRLKIIIPITLLIIAFVLYFTFHSIKEMTIVLSSIPIALIGGVYSMFFFEVNFSVAVAVGFIALFGIAVETGVLMIVYMNEAIRDVIEKNGSAELSQEEVQAAVFSGAVMRVRPKLMTVMADMIGLMPILFASGVGSDVMKPITIPFVFGLITSTLFVLIVLPVVYQLVKEYELKKHGKVDSLEIEE; translated from the coding sequence ATGGAAAATCAAAGAATAGGAAATACAAAAGAACTCAACGAAGAAGAGCGCATCAAAATAATTGAACGCTCTTCACGCACCGTAGGAAGAGCCGTTTTCTTTTCCATACTGGTAACACTCATTTCATTCGCGCCTATCCTGTTTCTTGAAGGGCAGGAAAAGAAATTGTTTTCGCCATTGGTATGGACAAAAACCTTTACCATGATTGGTTCTGCCATAGTTGCCCTGTTTATTGTACCGATGTTGCTTCGTTCATTAATGAAAGGCAAACTCATTCCAGAAAGTAGAAATCCTGTTGCCAATTTCTTCATTAAAATTTACAGTCCTGTTTTGCGCTTGTGTCAGCGTTGGAAAAAAACAGTCATTGCCATTTCTGTTTTAATTGTACTAGGCAGCATTCCTTTTGTTCTGCGTTTGGGTTCAGAATTTATGCCTCCTTTAGATGAAGGTTCGCTGTTGTTTATGCCTGTTACATTGCCCGATGTTTCCAACAACGAAGCAAAACGAATTTTGCAGGTGCAGGACAAACTTATCATGTCCGTTCCCGAAGTGCAAAATGTTTTGGGCAAAGCAGGTCGCGCTTACACCGCTACTGACAACGCGCCCATGAGTATGATTGAAAGCATCATTTTGTTAAAACCAAAATCAGAATGGCGCGAAGGCATGACCACCGAAAAACTCATTACTGAATTAAACGAGAAAGTGCAAATTCCCGGTGTTACCAGTGGTTGGACCCAGCCCATCATAAACCGGATTAACATGCTTTCAACAGGGGTTCGCACAGACATCGGCATTAAAATTTACGGTCAGGAATTAGATACCATTTACAACATCGCAAGGCAAATTGAAAAGTCCTTGCAGGGTATTGAAGGGCTTGCAGATTTATATGTAGAGCAACTCACAGGCGGCAAATATCTTGATGTGAAAATTAAACGTGAAGAAATTGCCCGATACAATCTTTCTGTTGAAGAAGTAAACATGCTCATTGAAATGGCTTTGGGCGGAATGCCCGTTACCAACACTGTGGAAGGCAGACAGCGTTTCAGCGTGTCCATGCGTTTGGCGCAAGATTTCAGGAGTGATTTGGAAGAAATAAAACGAACGCCTCTTCAAACATCGGGCTACGGAGTTATCCCGCTTTCAGCGGTGGCTGATTTAGAAATTACTGAAGGTCCGCCAATGATTAGTTCCGAAAACGCCATGTTGAGAGGAACAGTTCTGTTTAATGTGCGCGGTAGAGATATGGGTAGCGTTGTTAGTGATGCTAAAAAGAAAATTGAAGCCGACTTTAAAAATTTACCCAAAGGTTATTTCATCAATTGGAGCGGACAATATGAAAGTAAAGTTCGTGCCGAAAAGCGTTTGAAAATTATCATTCCCATTACACTATTGATTATTGCTTTTGTTCTCTATTTCACTTTTCATTCGATTAAAGAAATGACAATTGTCCTTTCCAGTATTCCCATTGCGCTTATTGGTGGCGTGTATTCCATGTTTTTTTTTGAAGTGAATTTTTCTGTGGCTGTTGCAGTTGGGTTCATTGCATTATTTGGCATTGCAGTAGAAACAGGAGTTTTGATGATTGTTTATATGAATGAAGCTATACGCGATGTCATAGAAAAAAATGGCAGCGCAGAACTTTCACAGGAAGAAGTGCAGGCAGCCGTTTTTTCAGGGGCGGTAATGCGTGTCCGTCCAAAATTGATGACTGTAATGGCAGATATGATTGGACTGATGCCCATTCTCTTTGCGTCAGGCGTGGGCAGCGATGTTATGAAGCCCATCACCATTCCTTTCGTATTTGGGCTGATTACCTCCACTCTTTTTGTGTTAATTGTATTGCCTGTGGTATATCAGCTAGTGAAAGAATATGAATTGAAAAAGCATGGCAAAGTGGACAGTCTTGAAATAGAAGAATAA
- a CDS encoding cation-translocating P-type ATPase: MKTISNYTIPIMKLITEFGSDKEKGLSLVEATNRIEKFGSNIIQSDKGKHPLKLVLSQINNLLVYLLLFAAGMSFWFQEYLDATAILLVIFLNVSIGFWMELQAERSMNALKKMASVPAKVFRDGKLSEIPSEELVPGDILFVEAGDMITSDARIVSATQLSVNESSLTGEAMPVEKIPSELSGNVPLADRTNMLHKGTFVTNGNSTALVVATGMQTELGKIAHLVQSAEQSATPLEKKLQVFSRKLIYLTVVLVVLIFIVGMFTHGNYIELLETSIALAVAAIPEGLPIVATLALAQGMLKMARHNVIVKKLSAVETLGGTTVICTDKTGTLTQNKIEVTDVITADDNAENNKQIMQQIAVLCNTAYIQILENDIKEIGDPLETGLLKYALKNGSNIELIRQQFPKINEVPFSSETKMMATLHSRQNDFTVYAKGAAEEIFKQCSHILIGSEIQPWNDETRKQWKEKSEQLAVSGLRVIAGAFRENSQNDAFFTSDLTFAGLYGMMDPPAEDVLDAINECKEAGIKVVMITGDHPSTANYIARQLGITENDNPIVGKEMNPFSQLSENEKQKWINTSVFARVTPTQKLDLVTVLQEKGNIVGMTGDGVNDAPALKKADIGIAMGKRGTQVAQEVSDMVLKDDKFSSIVHAIKQGRVIFNNIQEFVIYLLSCNMSELFVVSLAALSNLHFQLVPLQILFINLVTDVLPALALGVSKGNSFVMKHKPRNPAEPLLKTKQWYAVWLYAAIISICTLGAVFISHFVLHTGERFDPKLCNNILFFTLIFCQLFHVFNMASVKTSFTHSEVFRNKYVWYALLLSVIIVIAVFFIPSALEALVVQPLKVEDWLVVVASAALSLLVIQFLKRTNLIHDED; this comes from the coding sequence ATGAAAACAATAAGCAACTATACAATTCCTATCATGAAACTTATCACCGAATTTGGGAGTGATAAAGAAAAGGGATTGAGTTTAGTTGAAGCAACAAATCGGATTGAAAAATTCGGAAGCAATATAATTCAATCAGATAAAGGAAAACATCCTTTGAAATTAGTTCTGTCGCAGATTAATAACCTCTTGGTATATCTACTGTTGTTTGCAGCAGGAATGTCGTTTTGGTTTCAGGAGTATTTGGATGCTACTGCAATTCTACTTGTTATATTCCTTAATGTGAGCATTGGCTTTTGGATGGAGTTACAGGCAGAACGCTCCATGAATGCGCTGAAAAAAATGGCAAGTGTTCCGGCAAAAGTGTTCAGAGATGGTAAGTTATCTGAAATACCTTCCGAAGAATTAGTTCCGGGCGATATTCTGTTTGTAGAAGCAGGCGATATGATTACCTCAGACGCAAGAATTGTTTCTGCTACACAACTTTCCGTAAATGAATCATCGCTTACAGGCGAAGCTATGCCTGTTGAAAAAATTCCATCCGAGCTTTCTGGCAATGTTCCACTTGCTGACCGAACTAATATGTTGCACAAAGGAACTTTCGTAACTAACGGAAACTCCACTGCCCTTGTGGTAGCAACAGGAATGCAAACTGAATTAGGAAAAATTGCACATCTCGTTCAGAGTGCTGAGCAATCAGCCACACCACTTGAAAAGAAATTGCAGGTTTTCAGCCGCAAACTCATTTACTTAACGGTTGTCTTGGTAGTGCTGATTTTCATTGTTGGCATGTTCACACATGGGAATTATATTGAATTGCTAGAAACGTCCATTGCTCTTGCAGTAGCCGCCATACCCGAAGGGCTTCCTATTGTAGCGACCCTTGCACTGGCACAAGGCATGTTGAAGATGGCAAGGCATAATGTGATAGTTAAAAAACTTTCTGCAGTAGAAACTTTAGGGGGCACTACAGTAATTTGCACCGATAAAACAGGAACGCTTACTCAAAATAAAATTGAGGTTACAGATGTAATCACAGCAGACGATAACGCTGAAAACAATAAGCAGATAATGCAACAAATCGCTGTTTTATGCAACACCGCATACATTCAGATTTTAGAAAACGACATAAAAGAAATTGGCGACCCTTTGGAAACGGGTTTATTGAAATATGCACTTAAGAACGGAAGTAACATAGAACTAATACGGCAGCAGTTTCCGAAAATAAATGAGGTCCCGTTTTCATCGGAAACAAAAATGATGGCAACGCTACATAGTAGGCAAAACGATTTTACTGTTTATGCCAAAGGCGCAGCAGAAGAAATATTCAAACAGTGCAGCCACATTCTTATAGGTTCTGAAATTCAACCATGGAATGATGAAACAAGAAAGCAATGGAAAGAAAAATCGGAGCAATTAGCAGTATCTGGGTTACGGGTAATAGCCGGAGCATTTCGAGAAAATTCTCAAAATGATGCTTTTTTTACAAGCGATTTGACTTTTGCAGGGCTTTATGGTATGATGGATCCGCCTGCGGAAGATGTTTTGGATGCCATCAATGAATGTAAAGAGGCAGGAATTAAAGTAGTGATGATTACAGGCGACCACCCCTCCACTGCCAATTATATAGCCCGTCAGTTAGGTATTACAGAAAACGACAACCCAATTGTCGGAAAAGAAATGAACCCTTTTTCACAACTCAGCGAAAATGAAAAACAGAAGTGGATCAACACTTCTGTTTTCGCTAGAGTTACGCCCACGCAAAAGCTCGATTTGGTTACCGTGTTGCAGGAGAAAGGAAATATCGTAGGTATGACTGGCGATGGCGTAAACGATGCTCCAGCTTTAAAAAAAGCGGACATCGGCATAGCAATGGGAAAGCGTGGAACACAGGTGGCGCAGGAAGTGTCAGACATGGTATTGAAAGACGATAAGTTTTCGTCAATTGTTCATGCAATTAAGCAAGGTCGCGTCATTTTTAATAACATTCAGGAGTTCGTTATTTACTTGCTTTCCTGCAACATGAGCGAGTTGTTTGTAGTGTCTTTGGCCGCTTTATCCAACCTGCACTTTCAATTAGTCCCTTTGCAAATTCTTTTCATCAATCTGGTAACCGATGTATTGCCAGCTCTTGCTTTAGGGGTAAGTAAAGGCAATTCATTTGTGATGAAACACAAACCCCGCAATCCGGCTGAACCGCTTTTGAAAACGAAACAATGGTATGCAGTTTGGCTCTATGCGGCAATAATTTCTATATGCACATTGGGGGCGGTCTTCATAAGTCATTTTGTTCTGCATACCGGAGAACGATTTGACCCGAAACTGTGCAACAACATTTTGTTCTTCACGCTCATTTTTTGCCAGTTGTTCCATGTGTTTAATATGGCATCGGTTAAAACATCCTTTACACATTCCGAAGTGTTCCGCAATAAGTATGTGTGGTATGCACTGCTATTAAGCGTAATAATAGTGATTGCTGTCTTTTTCATTCCTTCGGCTCTTGAAGCATTGGTAGTTCAGCCCCTTAAAGTGGAAGACTGGTTGGTTGTCGTTGCTTCTGCTGCCCTTTCGCTCTTGGTTATTCAATTTTTAAAACGTACAAACCTTATTCACGATGAAGATTAA
- a CDS encoding restriction endonuclease translates to MKINAENINITKASGEKVPFNIGKLKQSLLHSGASSNQANEISNEVIEMLVEGMSTRKIYKTAFRLLRNVSRPIAAKYKLKHAIMELGPSGFPFELFIAEILKQRGYKTQVGVVVKGHCVTHEIDVIAERDNHHFMIECKFHNRQGYSSDVKIPLYIQSRFLDVERQWKQLDGHAEKFHQGWVVTNSRFSDDATQYGRCMNMNLISWDYPKHNGLKDWIDGSGLHPVTCLTTLSQKEKQQLLDKKIVLCKTMHNNHSVLQSIGVKPPRLQKVMEECSALCEIYVQTNHQHDK, encoded by the coding sequence ATGAAGATTAACGCTGAAAATATAAACATTACCAAGGCATCGGGCGAGAAAGTACCTTTCAATATAGGGAAATTGAAGCAATCCCTTTTGCATTCAGGTGCAAGTTCCAACCAGGCAAATGAAATTTCTAATGAAGTAATTGAAATGCTTGTAGAAGGCATGTCCACTCGCAAGATTTACAAAACAGCATTTCGTTTACTAAGAAATGTTTCCCGCCCGATAGCTGCAAAATATAAATTGAAGCATGCAATTATGGAATTGGGACCGTCCGGCTTTCCATTTGAACTATTTATTGCAGAAATTTTAAAACAAAGAGGATACAAAACGCAAGTGGGAGTGGTTGTAAAAGGACACTGTGTAACCCACGAAATTGATGTAATTGCCGAAAGGGACAATCACCATTTTATGATTGAGTGCAAATTTCACAATCGGCAGGGTTACTCGTCCGATGTTAAAATCCCACTCTATATTCAGTCACGCTTTTTAGATGTGGAAAGACAATGGAAACAGTTAGATGGTCATGCCGAAAAATTTCATCAGGGCTGGGTAGTCACTAATTCGCGTTTTTCAGACGATGCCACTCAATACGGCAGATGTATGAATATGAACCTTATTAGTTGGGATTACCCTAAGCACAATGGCTTAAAAGACTGGATTGATGGATCAGGTTTACATCCTGTAACTTGCCTGACTACACTGTCCCAAAAAGAAAAACAACAACTGTTAGACAAAAAAATAGTGTTGTGTAAGACCATGCACAACAATCACAGTGTATTGCAGAGCATAGGTGTAAAACCACCTCGCCTTCAAAAAGTAATGGAAGAATGCTCGGCTTTATGCGAAATATATGTTCAAACTAACCATCAGCACGATAAATAA
- a CDS encoding MgtC/SapB family protein: MFKLTISTINKMHDIFNNLLSPFLLSLLVSVGVGVIIELEREFDTLSGNEHFAGLRTFVLVGILCCVITYLTTEFDYNILLVTVPSIFFLISAFHFSKFKREHLGLVTEFSLVLVFFLGVLSGSHLFKETLSVVVVVVVVVSSLLTFIAKRRSTVKQITQEELCAFIRFEIISFLFLTYLPNENFGPSELINPQSIGIVIVIVSSLSFVGYFIIKFIGADRVILFTAFFGGTFSSTAVTWIFSTKSMENTSQSLYYAKGILVACAVMFVKVSLLAASFNIQMFKWLLISWLLMTISAVSYTYFNIKKKTSKSDIVNESIQLGNPLELINASLFGLQ, from the coding sequence ATGTTCAAACTAACCATCAGCACGATAAATAAGATGCACGATATTTTTAACAACTTACTTTCCCCATTCTTACTAAGTCTATTGGTATCAGTTGGTGTAGGTGTAATTATTGAGCTTGAACGCGAGTTTGATACTTTATCTGGCAACGAACATTTTGCAGGTTTAAGAACATTTGTTTTGGTGGGAATTCTTTGTTGCGTTATAACATATTTGACGACCGAGTTTGATTATAATATTTTATTGGTTACTGTTCCTTCCATTTTCTTTCTGATAAGTGCATTTCACTTTTCTAAATTCAAAAGGGAGCATTTAGGTCTTGTAACCGAATTTTCTCTTGTCTTAGTGTTTTTTTTGGGAGTCCTTTCCGGTTCGCATTTATTTAAGGAAACACTCTCTGTTGTTGTTGTTGTTGTTGTTGTTGTTTCCTCATTACTGACTTTTATAGCTAAACGCCGATCAACCGTAAAGCAAATTACACAAGAAGAATTGTGCGCTTTCATTCGGTTTGAAATCATATCATTTCTCTTTCTGACATATTTACCTAATGAAAATTTCGGTCCGTCAGAACTGATAAATCCACAAAGCATAGGTATTGTTATAGTCATTGTGTCTTCACTAAGTTTTGTTGGTTATTTTATCATAAAATTCATTGGCGCAGATAGGGTTATTCTATTTACCGCATTTTTCGGTGGAACATTTTCGAGTACAGCAGTTACCTGGATTTTTAGCACCAAAAGCATGGAGAATACAAGCCAATCGTTGTATTATGCAAAAGGAATACTTGTTGCTTGTGCTGTAATGTTTGTAAAAGTATCACTTTTAGCCGCTTCATTTAATATACAAATGTTTAAGTGGCTTCTAATATCTTGGTTATTGATGACAATAAGTGCAGTAAGTTACACTTACTTTAATATAAAAAAGAAAACATCTAAATCTGACATTGTAAACGAAAGCATTCAATTAGGAAATCCACTCGAACTGATAAACGCTTCATTATTCGGGCTTCAATAA
- a CDS encoding polyphosphate kinase yields MKNLKISEIKTSSPKEVKKKKTKSEFLNLQRDIYSLQHMFYAAHSKSLLIIFQGIDTSGKDGVIRKVFNCVNPLGVHASSFIAPCDKEREHDYMWRIYQKLPENGMIHIFNRSYYEDIIVPTIQKSLSKSKIDKRYDFINAFEEHLIENGTEIIKFYLHISPEEQKSRIVERLKDPLKKWKYSEEDKKSSEKWNDYTAVYESIIKRCNQVPWVIIPSDDKWYRDYLVASVIKEKLKSMHLKFPGQIIVS; encoded by the coding sequence ATGAAAAATTTGAAGATTAGCGAAATTAAAACCTCCTCCCCGAAAGAGGTGAAAAAGAAAAAAACAAAAAGTGAGTTTCTGAACTTACAACGGGATATTTATTCCCTACAACATATGTTTTATGCAGCTCATTCCAAAAGTCTGTTAATTATATTTCAAGGTATTGATACGTCAGGAAAAGATGGTGTAATACGCAAGGTTTTTAATTGCGTTAATCCCTTGGGTGTTCATGCTAGCTCATTTATAGCACCATGCGACAAGGAGCGTGAACATGATTATATGTGGCGTATTTACCAAAAACTGCCTGAAAATGGAATGATACATATTTTCAATCGCTCATATTATGAAGATATTATTGTTCCAACCATCCAGAAATCGTTGTCAAAAAGTAAAATAGATAAGCGATACGACTTTATCAATGCTTTTGAAGAGCACCTTATAGAAAACGGCACAGAAATAATCAAATTTTATCTGCACATCAGCCCCGAAGAACAAAAAAGTAGGATAGTAGAACGGCTAAAGGACCCTCTTAAAAAATGGAAATATTCAGAAGAGGATAAAAAGTCATCAGAAAAATGGAATGATTATACGGCAGTATATGAAAGCATCATAAAACGATGCAATCAAGTCCCCTGGGTAATAATACCTTCTGACGACAAATGGTATAGAGACTATTTGGTTGCATCAGTAATAAAGGAAAAGTTGAAATCCATGCACTTAAAGTTTCCAGGACAAATTATTGTATCGTAA
- a CDS encoding MBL fold metallo-hydrolase, translating into MSIIKIQFLGASGTVTGSKFLITAFSKKILIDCGLFQGLKELRQLNWQPLAVSAKTIDIVLLTHAHLDHTGYLPLLVKHGFEGTINGTSPTIQIAEIILKDSAKIQEEDAIRANKFRYSKHKPALPLYGLPEVENTLPLFQKQLLNEWIDINEHIRYRFRYNGHIIGATFIELQVGDKTLVFSGDIGREIDPLLYPPEKPEKADILFIEATYGNRLHPAEPASNSLEKLINCCVARSGTIIIPSFAVERTQLLMYLFWQLKKTHKIPDIPVYMDSPMGRNVLEVFHHDTEWHKLSTDECSEMCNTIRRIKSVDETYDLAEDKTPKIIIAGSGMAAGGRVLTYFEKYLGDENATILLVGFQAEGTRGRALLEGAKEIKMRGKFYSVKAHIENIEGLSGHADQNGLIDWMSKLKSKPDRIFIVHSEADGAKGLQEKVKEIFGWIANIPQLNETIQI; encoded by the coding sequence ATGAGCATTATCAAAATCCAATTCTTAGGCGCTTCAGGGACGGTAACTGGTTCAAAATTCCTTATTACAGCATTCAGTAAAAAAATACTGATCGACTGCGGTTTGTTTCAGGGTTTAAAAGAGCTCCGGCAACTCAATTGGCAGCCATTGGCTGTTTCAGCAAAGACTATTGATATAGTCTTATTAACACACGCCCACTTAGACCATACAGGTTACCTTCCATTATTAGTGAAACATGGTTTTGAGGGAACAATCAACGGAACCTCCCCAACTATACAGATTGCTGAAATAATTTTAAAAGACAGCGCAAAAATTCAGGAAGAAGATGCCATAAGAGCTAACAAATTCCGCTACTCAAAGCACAAACCCGCTTTGCCGCTTTATGGCTTGCCGGAAGTGGAAAATACTTTACCGCTTTTTCAAAAGCAACTACTCAATGAATGGATAGACATTAACGAGCATATCCGATACCGCTTTCGATATAACGGACATATCATTGGTGCTACATTTATTGAATTGCAAGTTGGTGATAAAACATTGGTCTTTAGCGGTGATATTGGCAGAGAAATAGACCCTCTTTTATATCCCCCCGAAAAACCTGAGAAAGCAGACATTCTATTTATTGAAGCTACGTATGGCAATCGCCTTCATCCTGCAGAACCTGCCAGCAACAGCTTGGAAAAACTCATCAATTGTTGCGTAGCAAGAAGCGGAACTATCATCATACCGAGTTTTGCGGTAGAGAGGACTCAATTGCTCATGTATCTTTTCTGGCAGTTAAAAAAGACCCATAAAATTCCCGACATCCCTGTTTATATGGATAGCCCTATGGGAAGAAATGTGTTAGAGGTATTTCATCATGATACCGAATGGCATAAACTATCCACTGATGAATGTTCAGAAATGTGCAATACCATCAGGCGGATTAAAAGTGTAGATGAAACTTATGATCTTGCAGAAGACAAAACACCTAAGATAATTATAGCAGGTAGCGGAATGGCGGCTGGGGGCAGAGTGCTTACTTATTTTGAAAAATACTTAGGTGATGAAAATGCAACCATCCTGTTGGTAGGTTTTCAGGCGGAAGGAACAAGAGGAAGGGCATTGCTGGAAGGAGCAAAAGAAATCAAAATGAGAGGTAAATTTTATTCTGTTAAAGCACACATTGAAAATATTGAAGGCTTGTCTGGTCATGCAGACCAAAATGGATTGATTGACTGGATGAGCAAACTGAAATCCAAGCCCGATAGAATATTCATTGTCCATAGTGAGGCGGATGGGGCAAAAGGATTACAGGAAAAAGTAAAAGAAATCTTTGGGTGGATTGCTAATATTCCCCAATTGAACGAAACCATACAAATTTAA
- a CDS encoding thymidine phosphorylase family protein, translating into MHNHKALTIKKLGIDTYRENIIYMRSDCNVCLSEGFTALTRVVVHFGNESIIATLNVVYNELLKHGEAGLSIVAAQRLGVSDGDSIMVSHLQPIASMGLVRSKMYGNELNEAELNQIIYDISTGQYSNIELAAFITATSGNHLSLNEIKGLTSAMVRSGKNLEWNNQLIFDKHCIGGLPGNRTTPIVISIVAAAGLTIPKTSSRAITSPAGTADTMEVMTNVELSIDQMKEVVSKENGCLVWGGSVSLSPADDVLISVEKALDIDSEGQMIASVLSKKKAAGATHVVIDIPVGSTAKVRTKENAYKLISYFEDVADVIGLHVKCVITNGSQPVGKGIGPALEAMDVLSVLRNENNAPEDLKQRALLLAGELLELSENVEKGKGISKAIKILENGSAYKKLISICEAQGRFTEPEFAAFSLDVLAVQSGIVNEIDCRKLAKIAKLSGAPKSHKAGILFHSHLGKQINNGDVLFTIYAEAQGELNYALNYYKTQNNIIRIK; encoded by the coding sequence ATGCATAATCATAAGGCACTAACGATAAAAAAACTTGGTATAGACACCTACAGGGAAAACATCATCTATATGCGTTCGGACTGCAATGTATGTCTTTCAGAAGGATTTACAGCCCTTACACGAGTTGTAGTGCATTTTGGCAATGAGAGTATCATTGCTACACTTAATGTTGTTTACAATGAACTGTTGAAACATGGAGAAGCCGGACTTTCAATAGTGGCTGCACAGAGATTAGGCGTAAGTGATGGGGATTCTATTATGGTATCTCACTTGCAACCCATCGCATCTATGGGATTGGTAAGGTCAAAAATGTATGGAAACGAATTAAACGAGGCTGAACTGAACCAAATTATTTACGATATTTCAACAGGACAATATTCCAACATAGAACTCGCCGCATTTATTACTGCTACGTCTGGCAATCATCTTTCCTTAAATGAAATAAAAGGTCTTACCAGTGCAATGGTTCGTTCCGGTAAAAATTTAGAATGGAACAATCAACTCATTTTTGATAAGCATTGCATTGGCGGTTTGCCGGGTAACCGGACAACTCCTATTGTAATAAGCATTGTTGCAGCAGCAGGTCTGACTATTCCTAAAACTTCTTCCCGTGCCATTACATCCCCGGCAGGAACGGCAGATACAATGGAAGTGATGACCAACGTAGAACTTTCAATTGATCAAATGAAAGAAGTAGTAAGCAAGGAAAACGGATGTTTGGTTTGGGGTGGTTCGGTTAGTCTAAGTCCTGCTGACGATGTTCTTATTTCTGTTGAAAAAGCACTGGATATTGACAGCGAAGGGCAGATGATTGCTTCAGTTCTTTCAAAGAAAAAAGCGGCTGGTGCTACACATGTGGTTATTGACATTCCGGTGGGTTCAACTGCAAAAGTCAGAACAAAAGAAAATGCCTACAAATTAATATCATACTTTGAAGACGTGGCTGATGTCATAGGTCTTCATGTAAAATGCGTGATTACTAATGGTTCACAACCAGTTGGCAAGGGAATTGGCCCGGCATTAGAGGCTATGGATGTGTTAAGCGTTCTGCGAAATGAAAACAATGCACCAGAAGATTTAAAACAAAGAGCTTTACTACTTGCGGGGGAGCTATTAGAATTATCTGAAAATGTTGAAAAAGGTAAAGGCATTAGCAAAGCAATAAAAATACTGGAAAATGGAAGTGCCTATAAAAAATTGATTTCCATTTGTGAAGCACAAGGGCGTTTTACCGAGCCTGAATTTGCTGCATTCAGTTTGGATGTTTTAGCAGTACAAAGCGGGATTGTCAATGAAATTGATTGCAGAAAATTAGCAAAAATAGCTAAGCTGTCAGGTGCTCCAAAATCGCATAAAGCAGGTATTTTGTTTCATTCTCATTTAGGTAAGCAGATTAATAATGGGGATGTTCTGTTCACCATATATGCAGAAGCTCAGGGAGAATTAAACTATGCCCTGAACTATTATAAAACTCAAAACAATATTATACGGATAAAATGA